A single region of the Yersinia entomophaga genome encodes:
- a CDS encoding lactonase family protein, producing the protein MRNRPFLSETYPASNVIPPRLLAVGLSLALLAGFHPSSYGAEKSSGAENLKQFAYVGTYNPNGQGVYRLQLDPASGELKNKTLVSELANPAQLVADAQGKTLYVASEVSDYNGGKHGSIAAYRVDPQDGGLTLLNQVDAQGAGPVYLSLTPSGSHLFVANYVSGSVAVFPLATDGKIEAASSVHQDEGPAGAAKPAAAVEGSFAASDHNGPHAHMIACDPSGKFVFSTDLGLDRIYQWHFDPTTGALTPNEPPYISASSAGAGPRHFVFHPNGKALFLINEEASTLTSYRLDTQKGTLEQVVSVSSLPKAFRGTNFAAGLTLSKDGRFLYVANRLHNSIGQFAVNGEGDLKAIEEVWTRGDYPRTLVLDPGGHYLYAMNQRSDNITRFKVDQSSGKLSFIPGYIPVGSPSQMIFTPLAKE; encoded by the coding sequence ATGCGTAACAGGCCATTCCTCTCTGAAACATACCCTGCGTCTAATGTCATTCCGCCGCGTTTACTTGCGGTTGGCCTTTCTTTGGCTCTATTGGCAGGATTTCATCCATCTTCTTATGGGGCAGAAAAATCTAGCGGAGCGGAAAATTTGAAGCAATTTGCGTATGTCGGCACCTATAACCCGAACGGCCAAGGCGTTTATCGACTACAGCTCGATCCTGCATCCGGTGAATTAAAGAATAAAACGCTGGTTAGTGAACTGGCGAATCCGGCTCAGTTAGTGGCGGACGCTCAGGGGAAGACGCTGTATGTCGCCAGTGAGGTATCGGATTACAACGGCGGTAAACACGGTTCAATTGCAGCCTACCGTGTCGATCCGCAAGACGGCGGCTTAACTCTGTTAAATCAGGTTGATGCGCAAGGTGCGGGGCCGGTTTATTTGTCTCTGACGCCTTCGGGGAGCCATTTATTTGTGGCGAACTATGTCAGTGGTTCTGTGGCGGTTTTTCCTTTGGCTACGGATGGAAAAATAGAGGCGGCCAGCTCTGTTCATCAAGATGAAGGCCCAGCGGGAGCGGCTAAACCGGCTGCTGCGGTTGAAGGTAGTTTTGCCGCCAGCGATCATAACGGCCCTCATGCTCATATGATCGCCTGCGATCCCAGCGGGAAGTTTGTTTTTTCCACCGATCTGGGTCTGGATCGGATCTATCAATGGCATTTTGATCCAACAACGGGTGCATTAACACCAAATGAACCGCCCTATATCAGTGCATCTTCTGCGGGCGCTGGCCCACGTCATTTTGTTTTCCATCCGAATGGAAAAGCACTATTTCTGATTAATGAAGAGGCCTCTACGCTGACCAGTTACCGTCTGGACACTCAGAAAGGGACTTTGGAACAAGTAGTTAGTGTGTCATCGCTACCAAAAGCGTTTCGTGGAACCAATTTTGCAGCGGGTTTAACACTGTCAAAAGATGGGCGTTTCCTCTACGTGGCAAACCGTTTGCATAACAGCATTGGGCAGTTTGCAGTAAATGGCGAGGGGGATCTCAAAGCCATTGAGGAGGTATGGACGCGTGGTGATTACCCGCGTACGTTGGTTTTAGATCCCGGTGGTCACTACCTGTACGCAATGAATCAACGTAGCGATAACATAACCCGGTTCAAGGTGGATCAAAGCAGCGGAAAATTGAGCTTTATTCCTGGTTACATTCCGGTAGGTAGTCCATCGCAAATGATTTTTACGCCATTGGCAAAAGAGTAG
- the dagF gene encoding 2-dehydro-3-deoxy-phosphogluconate aldolase: MKLTPNYYRNRVCLNVLAGSKSNAQAIWQAAEGHVLVGVLSKNYPDVESAVSDMREYAERIDNALSVGLGAGDPNQSAMVSLIAQQVQPQHVNQVFTGVGPSRALLGQWETIVNGLISPTGKVGYVKISTGPLSAAAPDGIVPVETAIAMLKDMGGSSIKFFPMGGLKHIEEYRCVAEACAKHDFWLEPTGGIDLENFETILQIALDAGVSKIIPHIYSSIIDSETGDTRPQDVITLLNIVKRIVA, translated from the coding sequence ATGAAATTGACCCCTAATTATTACCGAAATCGAGTTTGCCTCAATGTGCTAGCGGGTTCCAAATCCAACGCGCAGGCTATTTGGCAGGCGGCTGAAGGTCATGTTTTGGTTGGTGTTTTATCTAAAAACTATCCGGACGTTGAAAGTGCGGTCAGCGATATGCGCGAATATGCTGAACGGATAGACAATGCGCTGTCAGTAGGGCTTGGCGCAGGGGACCCAAATCAATCCGCTATGGTGAGTTTAATTGCTCAACAGGTGCAGCCACAGCATGTTAATCAGGTATTTACCGGCGTAGGCCCAAGCCGGGCGCTGCTTGGTCAGTGGGAAACCATAGTGAATGGATTGATTTCACCGACTGGAAAAGTGGGATACGTGAAGATATCCACTGGCCCACTGAGCGCCGCTGCGCCGGATGGGATTGTTCCGGTAGAAACCGCCATTGCCATGTTGAAAGATATGGGCGGCAGCTCGATTAAGTTTTTCCCGATGGGTGGGTTAAAACACATTGAGGAATACCGCTGTGTGGCCGAGGCCTGCGCCAAACATGATTTTTGGCTGGAGCCGACGGGCGGCATCGATCTGGAGAATTTTGAGACAATTTTACAGATCGCTCTCGATGCCGGAGTCAGCAAAATTATTCCTCATATCTATAGTTCAATTATCGATAGCGAAACGGGTGATACACGCCCGCAGGACGTTATCACGTTGCTGAACATAGTAAAAAGAATCGTGGCATAA